One window of Psychrobacillus sp. FSL H8-0483 genomic DNA carries:
- a CDS encoding DUF1540 domain-containing protein, with protein MATDVLCEVNNCSYWASGNKCDATAIYVVTSRMNKEASTSEETDCKTFEKKEEDSFH; from the coding sequence ATGGCTACTGATGTTCTTTGTGAGGTTAACAACTGTTCTTATTGGGCCTCTGGAAACAAATGTGATGCAACAGCAATTTATGTAGTAACAAGTCGTATGAATAAAGAGGCCTCAACTAGTGAAGAAACAGATTGTAAAACATTTGAAAAGAAAGAGGAAGACTCCTTCCATTAA
- a CDS encoding zinc ribbon domain-containing protein, with the protein MQSNYKNCQSCGMPLKRDEKGAGTEANGKNSIMYCSHCYENGEFTLPNFTVDEMKERVMDKMTEMKFPKFLAKMFTRNMHKLERWKDS; encoded by the coding sequence ATGCAAAGTAATTATAAAAACTGTCAAAGTTGTGGAATGCCATTAAAGAGGGATGAAAAAGGGGCAGGAACTGAAGCTAATGGAAAGAATAGCATTATGTATTGTAGCCATTGTTATGAAAATGGGGAATTTACTTTGCCAAATTTTACAGTAGATGAGATGAAAGAAAGAGTAATGGATAAAATGACAGAGATGAAATTTCCTAAGTTTTTAGCGAAAATGTTTACAAGAAATATGCATAAACTAGAGAGATGGAAAGACTCATGA
- a CDS encoding NUDIX domain-containing protein: protein MDITFKTPEGRFNYRVAGLLIHEDKLLIMQDENQPYYYVPGGRVMLHEKSEDAIKREIREELSIDVNVKRMLWANENFFVEDTLKEKFHEICFFYLLELKDEEIVVDHGEEFVVNENGKIHTYYWKRLEELKDINVYPPFLKEKIKELPLHVEHIIET, encoded by the coding sequence ATGGATATCACATTTAAAACACCAGAAGGAAGATTTAACTATCGTGTAGCGGGATTACTTATTCATGAAGACAAGCTACTTATTATGCAAGACGAAAACCAACCATACTATTATGTTCCGGGAGGTCGAGTCATGCTGCATGAAAAAAGCGAAGATGCGATAAAACGCGAAATCAGAGAAGAGCTTTCAATAGATGTAAATGTTAAACGCATGCTGTGGGCGAATGAAAACTTTTTTGTGGAAGATACCTTGAAAGAAAAATTCCATGAAATATGCTTCTTCTATTTATTAGAATTAAAAGACGAAGAAATCGTCGTAGATCATGGCGAAGAATTTGTTGTAAATGAAAATGGAAAAATACACACCTATTACTGGAAACGCTTAGAAGAATTAAAGGATATTAATGTATATCCTCCATTTTTGAAAGAAAAAATAAAAGAGTTACCTTTGCATGTGGAGCATATTATAGAAACATAA
- a CDS encoding YbaK/EbsC family protein: MAIELVRDYFAKFDMEGKIQEFEESSATVELAAQALNVEPARIAKTLSFKKEDSCILVVAAGDTKIDNAKFKSIFGVKAKMLSPDEVLNQVGHAVGGVCPFGIPQDVLVYLDESLKRFDTIFPACGSSNSAIELTCEELYTYANGQQWVDVCKGKD, from the coding sequence ATGGCAATCGAATTAGTACGAGATTATTTTGCAAAGTTTGATATGGAAGGTAAGATTCAAGAATTTGAAGAATCAAGTGCAACTGTGGAACTTGCTGCACAAGCACTAAACGTGGAGCCGGCTCGCATTGCGAAAACGTTGTCCTTTAAAAAAGAAGATAGTTGCATTTTAGTTGTAGCTGCAGGCGATACAAAAATTGATAATGCAAAGTTTAAAAGCATATTCGGAGTGAAAGCAAAAATGCTCTCTCCAGATGAGGTACTGAATCAAGTAGGACATGCAGTCGGTGGTGTGTGCCCTTTTGGCATCCCACAAGATGTATTAGTGTACCTAGATGAATCATTGAAACGATTTGATACTATTTTTCCAGCATGTGGGAGCAGTAATAGTGCTATTGAACTCACTTGCGAAGAACTGTATACATATGCAAATGGCCAGCAATGGGTGGATGTTTGTAAAGGGAAGGATTGA
- a CDS encoding ribonuclease J gives MSMKENNLSISALGGINEIGKNMYIIQYSNEIVIIDCGAKFADKDLLGIDLIIPDITYLQENKEKIKGLVVTHGHEDHIGGIPYLLKKLNVPIYATRFTLGLIELKLKEHKLLRETELVEINSDSNLDFGEIGVSFFKTSHSIPDCLGIVFQTPEGNVVHTGDFKFDLTPVNDQYSDIHKMAEIGTQGVLALISESTNAERPGSTPSEQLVGGHIEDAFKKAKRKIFISTFASNINRVQQVVDAALITNRKVALLGRSMVNVVSVAVERGYLNVPHWMLIDARDVNQYPPERVVILCTGSQGEPLAALSRLSSGNNRDVKILPEDTVILAASPIPGNEKDVSRIVDNLFQLDANVIYGSSSITGMHVSGHGYQEDLKLMLTLMKPKYFIPIHGEYRMLHQHRLLAESVGVTKENTFILKNGDVLDIQNAVARQTRKIPAGDTYVDGLGSDEVGEIVLRDRKQLSEDGMLVIVLTISKTDGTMFSEPDTISRGFVYAKDSQELIRNLNSVAKTTVNNFKEVNILAMKRAIKKEVGQYLFKQTKKKPMILPIIIEI, from the coding sequence TTGAGCATGAAAGAGAATAATTTGTCCATTTCTGCTTTAGGTGGAATAAATGAAATCGGCAAAAACATGTATATCATTCAATATTCAAACGAAATCGTAATCATCGATTGCGGCGCTAAATTTGCAGATAAAGATTTATTAGGAATTGATTTGATTATCCCTGACATTACTTATTTACAGGAAAATAAGGAAAAAATCAAAGGACTAGTTGTTACACATGGACACGAAGACCATATTGGAGGGATTCCCTATCTCTTGAAAAAATTGAACGTCCCTATTTATGCGACTCGTTTTACACTCGGATTAATTGAATTGAAATTAAAAGAGCATAAACTTCTTAGGGAAACAGAGTTGGTAGAAATCAACTCTGATTCAAATTTGGACTTTGGTGAAATCGGTGTAAGCTTTTTCAAAACTAGCCATAGTATACCCGATTGTCTAGGGATAGTATTTCAGACACCAGAAGGAAATGTCGTTCATACTGGGGACTTTAAATTCGATTTAACACCTGTGAACGATCAATATTCTGATATCCATAAAATGGCCGAAATTGGTACACAGGGGGTGTTGGCGCTAATATCAGAAAGTACGAATGCCGAACGCCCTGGTTCTACCCCATCAGAACAACTTGTAGGTGGGCATATTGAAGATGCGTTCAAGAAGGCTAAGCGCAAAATCTTTATCTCAACTTTTGCTTCTAACATCAATCGTGTTCAACAAGTAGTCGATGCAGCATTAATCACAAATCGGAAGGTTGCATTGCTTGGACGTAGTATGGTGAATGTCGTATCTGTTGCTGTAGAACGTGGGTATTTAAACGTTCCACATTGGATGCTGATCGATGCACGTGATGTCAATCAATATCCTCCTGAAAGAGTGGTTATTTTATGTACAGGGAGTCAAGGGGAACCCTTAGCCGCACTTTCTCGCTTGTCGAGCGGGAACAATCGGGATGTAAAGATTTTACCTGAAGACACAGTTATTTTAGCAGCATCACCGATACCTGGTAATGAGAAGGATGTTTCACGTATCGTAGACAACTTGTTTCAATTGGATGCAAATGTGATCTATGGATCTTCCAGCATAACAGGTATGCATGTATCGGGTCATGGGTATCAAGAGGATTTAAAACTCATGCTTACATTAATGAAACCGAAATATTTTATCCCTATCCACGGGGAGTATAGAATGCTTCATCAGCACCGTTTGTTAGCAGAATCTGTCGGCGTAACAAAAGAAAACACATTCATTCTTAAAAATGGTGATGTCCTTGATATTCAAAATGCGGTAGCTCGTCAAACTAGAAAGATACCGGCTGGTGATACTTACGTGGATGGTTTGGGTAGTGACGAAGTTGGAGAAATTGTGTTACGCGACCGGAAACAGCTTTCTGAAGATGGAATGCTGGTGATTGTCTTAACGATTAGTAAGACAGATGGAACAATGTTTTCGGAACCTGATACTATTTCACGTGGGTTCGTCTATGCAAAGGATTCTCAGGAACTCATAAGAAACTTGAATAGCGTAGCTAAAACAACCGTTAACAATTTTAAAGAAGTAAATATTCTTGCCATGAAAAGAGCAATTAAAAAAGAAGTGGGACAATATTTATTTAAACAAACGAAGAAAAAACCAATGATCCTTCCTATCATAATTGAAATCTAA
- a CDS encoding PadR family transcriptional regulator, producing MAYTGAPMTEAMYYVLLALVNPNHGYSLMNTITEISRGRVEMGPGTLYGVLSRIQKEGLITLSEDDGRRKTYTITADGKEALRNEYNRLVALVDDGIFLKEGDENGKGNSKTETK from the coding sequence ATGGCATATACTGGTGCTCCTATGACCGAAGCAATGTACTATGTATTATTAGCGCTTGTGAATCCAAATCATGGGTATAGTCTTATGAATACAATAACGGAGATTTCTCGTGGGAGAGTAGAGATGGGACCAGGTACACTTTATGGTGTTCTTTCTCGTATTCAAAAAGAAGGACTTATTACTCTATCAGAGGATGATGGTAGAAGAAAAACTTATACAATTACAGCGGATGGAAAAGAAGCTCTCCGTAATGAATATAACCGATTGGTAGCGTTAGTTGATGATGGAATATTTCTGAAAGAAGGTGATGAGAATGGAAAAGGTAATTCTAAAACTGAAACCAAGTAA
- a CDS encoding SRPBCC family protein — protein sequence MTDTTFVYVTYIATTPEKLWDALTNSDFTEKYFFGSTIQSDWQEGSSITYSRNGQVTDHGIIIKYEPHHLLSFTWNMFGDETSREQSSRVTFQLKPIDSAVKLILNHEYLSPTDLVDKDDTFVGFNNGWPAILSNLKTLLETGNTLPSIAINQLQGS from the coding sequence ATGACTGATACAACATTTGTTTATGTTACTTACATCGCAACGACACCGGAAAAGCTGTGGGATGCTTTGACAAACAGCGATTTTACTGAAAAATACTTTTTCGGAAGTACAATTCAATCTGATTGGCAAGAAGGCTCAAGCATTACCTACTCGAGAAATGGACAAGTTACCGACCACGGAATAATAATCAAGTATGAGCCGCATCATTTACTTTCTTTCACCTGGAATATGTTTGGAGATGAAACGTCGAGAGAGCAGTCGTCGCGGGTCACTTTCCAATTAAAACCAATAGATTCGGCTGTGAAATTAATACTTAATCATGAATATTTGTCCCCAACCGACCTAGTGGATAAGGACGATACTTTTGTGGGATTTAATAATGGATGGCCAGCCATTCTTAGTAACTTGAAAACCTTGCTCGAAACTGGCAACACTTTACCGTCAATTGCAATAAACCAATTACAGGGGAGTTGA
- a CDS encoding DUF1801 domain-containing protein, whose product MTENKITFTSIDEYISTFPPEVQEILKTLRAVIKESAPDAEEKISYQMPAFALHGNLVCFAGYKNHIGFYPGANGIAVYKDKLTGYKGAKGSVQFPIGKPMPYELISEIVKFRVAENIKKAEDKKKKKK is encoded by the coding sequence ATGACAGAAAACAAAATCACTTTTACATCTATTGATGAATATATATCAACCTTTCCTCCTGAGGTACAGGAAATACTAAAAACGCTAAGAGCGGTTATTAAAGAGTCAGCACCAGATGCAGAAGAAAAGATAAGTTATCAGATGCCCGCTTTTGCTTTACATGGAAATCTGGTTTGTTTTGCTGGCTATAAAAATCATATAGGATTTTATCCAGGTGCTAATGGAATTGCTGTATATAAAGATAAATTAACTGGATATAAAGGAGCAAAAGGTTCAGTGCAGTTTCCTATAGGAAAGCCAATGCCTTATGAATTAATAAGCGAGATCGTTAAATTTAGAGTGGCTGAGAATATAAAGAAAGCAGAAGACAAAAAGAAAAAGAAGAAATGA
- a CDS encoding GNAT family N-acetyltransferase, which translates to MRIEKLKQDRVNEFLSYCKKHKMELDDSFLYEEDLQNFEPNDENPTHILTNQQGIIVGAVSLMIDDYSKRGKKARFRIFHSEMDNIECYTRMMEAILKHTEGLEKVYLFVPFTNIKLVEFMEGLKFEVERYSFVLVREELEVPAFRLPPGYDIRPFHSGSDEETWCEVRNAGFAKLQGSETPITPEMVQKMMTSEDHIEGGSMILYHQNRAVGVIRGSDDEYENSPIMNIGPIAILPEYQGQGLGRSLLRASLQFAKEKSYSKTILCVNADNERAKALYIQEGFEQVEAVTCYKYELSEE; encoded by the coding sequence ATGAGAATTGAAAAGTTGAAACAGGATAGAGTTAATGAATTTCTTTCGTACTGCAAGAAGCATAAAATGGAACTGGATGATTCATTCTTGTATGAGGAAGATTTACAAAATTTTGAGCCGAATGATGAAAATCCTACTCATATTCTTACTAATCAGCAAGGAATTATTGTAGGAGCAGTATCGCTCATGATAGATGATTATAGTAAACGAGGAAAAAAGGCGCGTTTTAGAATATTCCATTCAGAAATGGATAATATCGAGTGCTATACAAGGATGATGGAAGCAATTTTAAAACATACAGAAGGACTTGAAAAAGTTTACTTGTTTGTTCCGTTTACAAATATAAAATTAGTAGAATTCATGGAAGGGTTAAAGTTCGAGGTGGAGAGATACTCCTTCGTGCTTGTCAGAGAGGAATTGGAGGTTCCTGCGTTCCGTTTACCGCCGGGCTATGATATTAGGCCTTTCCATTCGGGAAGCGATGAAGAAACTTGGTGCGAAGTAAGAAACGCTGGCTTTGCAAAACTTCAAGGAAGTGAAACGCCAATCACACCCGAAATGGTGCAAAAGATGATGACAAGTGAGGATCACATAGAAGGTGGTTCAATGATCTTGTATCATCAAAATCGTGCTGTGGGAGTCATAAGAGGTAGCGACGATGAGTACGAGAATTCACCAATCATGAATATAGGTCCAATTGCAATATTACCTGAATACCAAGGTCAAGGATTAGGAAGAAGTTTACTTAGAGCTTCCTTACAGTTTGCTAAGGAAAAATCTTATTCAAAGACGATACTTTGTGTAAACGCTGATAATGAGCGTGCAAAAGCGTTATATATACAAGAAGGATTTGAACAGGTTGAGGCGGTCACCTGTTATAAATATGAATTAAGTGAAGAATAG
- a CDS encoding TIGR02206 family membrane protein: MEPLFEMFSMTHFSTILVLVCLIFLLYMTRKKWSIQMEKMLLIERLFALSLLLMEVLYHVWLFQTDRWNWGNSLPLELCSISLVMTIVLLYTGNKHVYDFVFYAGIGGALQAVATPVLDLSFPHFRYFHFFYTHFGIIMTALYFTWMKGYRPTFKGIIKTMVALNVLLPIIYGVNIFFQGNYMFLRSKPINGSLLDFLGPYPWYVLSLEIVAFFIFVCLWLLFRKR, translated from the coding sequence GTGGAACCGTTGTTCGAGATGTTTTCAATGACACATTTCAGTACAATATTGGTGCTAGTCTGTTTAATCTTTTTGCTATATATGACACGAAAGAAATGGTCGATACAAATGGAGAAAATGCTGCTCATTGAACGCCTTTTTGCCCTGTCCTTATTATTGATGGAAGTCCTTTATCACGTTTGGCTTTTTCAAACTGATAGGTGGAATTGGGGCAATTCTCTACCACTAGAATTATGCAGTATTAGTTTAGTAATGACGATTGTCCTTTTGTATACGGGGAATAAGCATGTATATGATTTTGTCTTTTATGCAGGCATTGGAGGAGCCCTTCAAGCAGTAGCAACGCCAGTTTTAGATCTCAGCTTTCCTCATTTCAGGTACTTCCATTTTTTTTATACGCATTTCGGAATAATAATGACGGCCCTTTATTTTACGTGGATGAAAGGGTACCGTCCCACCTTTAAAGGAATCATTAAAACAATGGTTGCATTGAATGTACTGCTTCCGATTATTTATGGAGTAAATATTTTTTTTCAAGGGAATTATATGTTTTTACGTTCAAAACCGATAAATGGCAGTCTTCTTGATTTTTTAGGTCCATATCCATGGTACGTCCTATCTCTAGAAATCGTCGCATTCTTCATTTTCGTTTGTTTGTGGCTTCTTTTTAGAAAAAGGTAA
- a CDS encoding SRPBCC family protein produces the protein MNNLTKFKILTPASEVFEAFIDPSKIGNFWFSSSSERWEQGKTITLKYDEYNAVVDIKVTEIEVNEKIMFIWGSSEEEHVVTISMKELDDKSTIVEVKEEGFKENDDELLNILVDNKEGWVYMLTCLKGYLEFGITTLRAGIVK, from the coding sequence ATGAACAATCTTACAAAATTCAAAATATTAACGCCAGCTAGTGAAGTCTTTGAAGCATTCATAGACCCTTCGAAAATCGGGAACTTTTGGTTTTCATCCAGTTCTGAAAGATGGGAACAAGGAAAGACGATTACATTGAAATACGACGAATACAATGCAGTGGTGGATATAAAAGTAACTGAAATCGAAGTAAATGAGAAAATTATGTTCATATGGGGGTCATCTGAGGAAGAACATGTTGTAACAATTTCGATGAAAGAACTAGATGATAAGAGTACCATTGTAGAAGTGAAAGAAGAAGGGTTTAAAGAAAACGATGATGAGTTATTAAATATATTGGTAGACAATAAAGAAGGCTGGGTTTATATGTTGACCTGTTTAAAAGGTTATTTGGAATTTGGTATAACTACTCTGAGAGCAGGGATAGTGAAGTAA
- a CDS encoding DNA alkylation repair protein translates to MNLEIVMQELEVLGKERSKKMYMSNGAHEPLFGVATGAMKPIVKKIKINQPLAEELYATGNYDAMYFAGIIADPKAMTESDYDRWMDAAYFYMLSDYVVAVTLSESDIAQEVADKWIASGEELRMSAGWSCYCWLLGNRKDVEFSESNISDMLDMVKNAIHDSPERAKSAMNNFVYTVGTSYLPLHEKAIETAKTIGIVEVKRDQKKSSFLNAYESIQKEVDKGRIGFKRKHVRC, encoded by the coding sequence ATGAATTTAGAAATAGTTATGCAGGAGCTTGAAGTGCTTGGCAAGGAACGATCTAAAAAAATGTACATGTCCAATGGGGCACATGAGCCGCTTTTTGGTGTAGCAACAGGTGCTATGAAACCAATCGTAAAAAAAATAAAAATAAATCAGCCATTAGCTGAAGAGCTGTATGCCACAGGGAACTACGATGCGATGTACTTTGCAGGCATTATTGCAGACCCAAAAGCTATGACGGAGTCGGATTATGATCGCTGGATGGATGCAGCGTATTTTTATATGCTTTCCGATTATGTAGTGGCCGTCACTTTATCAGAGTCAGACATTGCACAAGAAGTTGCTGATAAATGGATTGCAAGCGGTGAAGAGCTGAGAATGTCAGCGGGCTGGAGTTGCTACTGTTGGCTTTTAGGGAATCGAAAAGACGTTGAATTTTCAGAAAGTAATATTTCCGATATGCTTGATATGGTGAAAAATGCGATTCATGATTCTCCAGAACGAGCGAAATCCGCTATGAATAATTTTGTATACACGGTGGGGACTTCCTATTTGCCGCTCCATGAAAAGGCAATCGAGACTGCAAAGACAATAGGAATAGTCGAAGTCAAACGGGACCAGAAAAAAAGCAGTTTCCTAAATGCTTACGAAAGTATTCAAAAAGAAGTCGATAAAGGAAGGATTGGTTTTAAACGCAAGCATGTAAGATGCTAA
- a CDS encoding phospholipase, whose product MQQRRNGRNRFCIFPGYNWCGPGCSGPGAPINDVDAACKAHDECYSRGRNLCECDREFLRQLRPKINRYTQKGRHARLLYNYMKVQTTFTCNSFRKW is encoded by the coding sequence TTGCAACAGAGACGAAATGGTAGGAATCGCTTTTGTATATTCCCAGGATATAACTGGTGCGGGCCTGGTTGTAGTGGACCTGGTGCTCCTATAAATGATGTAGATGCAGCCTGCAAAGCACATGACGAGTGCTATAGTAGAGGCAGAAATCTATGTGAATGTGATCGTGAATTTCTCCGCCAACTACGTCCCAAAATAAATAGATATACACAAAAAGGAAGACACGCTCGTCTACTCTATAATTATATGAAGGTACAAACAACTTTCACATGTAACTCTTTTAGAAAGTGGTAG